A genome region from Prinia subflava isolate CZ2003 ecotype Zambia chromosome 12, Cam_Psub_1.2, whole genome shotgun sequence includes the following:
- the MAP2K6 gene encoding dual specificity mitogen-activated protein kinase kinase 6, whose protein sequence is MAQPRGKKRNPGLKIPKEAFEQPQTSSTPPRDLDSKACISIGEENFEVKADDLEPISELGRGAYGVVEKMRHMPSGQIMAVKRIRATVNSQEQKRLLMDLDISMRTVDCPFTVTFYGALFREGDVWICMELMDTSLDKFYKHVIDKGLTIPEDILGKIAVSIVKALEHLHSKLSVIHRDVKPSNVLINTQGQVKMCDFGISGYLVDSVAKTMDAGCKPYMAPERINPELNQKGYSVKSDIWSLGITMIELAILRFPYDSWGTPFQQLKQVVEEPSPQLPAERFSAEFVDFTSQCLKKNSKERPTYPELMQHPFFTLHESKETDVASFVKLILGD, encoded by the exons GCAAGAAGAGAAACCCTGGGCTGAAAATTCCTAAAGAAGCATTTGAGCAACCACAGACAAGCTCCAC GCCACCCAGAGATCTGGACTCCAAAGCCTGCATCTCTATTGGGGAGGAG AACTTTGAGGTGAAGGCCGATGACCTGGAGCCCATCTCCGAGCTGGGACGAGGTGCGTACGGGGTGGTGGAGAAGATGCGGCACATGCCCAGCGGGCAGATCATGGCAGTGAAG aggatCCGAGCCACGGTGAACAGCCAGGAGCAGAAGAGGCTGCTGATGGACCTGGACATCTCCATGAGGACCGTGGATTGTCCCTTCACTGTCACCTTCTACGGGGCGCTCTTCCGAGAG GGAGATGTGTGGATTTGCATGGAGCTCATGGATACCTCACTGGACAAATTCTACAAACACGTCATTGACAAAGGCCTGACGATTCCCGAGGACATCCTGGGGAAAATCGCTGTCTCT ATTGTGAAAGCACTCGAGCATCTCCACAGTAAACTCTCCGTGATCCACCGAG ATGTAAAGCCCTCTAACGTGTTGATCAATACGCAGGGGCAGGTGAAAATGTGCGATTTTGGGATTAGCGGTTACCTCGTCGACTCTGTTGCTAAAACCATGGATGCAGGATGCAAACCCTACATGGCT CCTGAGAGAATCAACCCCGAGCTGAACCAGAAGGGATACAGCGTCAAATCCGACATCTGGAGCCTGGGCATCACCATG aTCGAGCTGGCCATCCTGCGCTTCCCCTACGACTCGTGGGGCACGCCCTTCCAGCAGCTCAAGCAGGTGGTGGAGGAGCCGTCGCCGCAGCTGCCGGCAGAGAGGTTCTCCGCGGAGTTCGTCGATTTTACCTCGCAGTG CTTGAAGAAGAATTCCAAAGAACGGCCAACATACCCAGAGCTTATG caaCATCCTTTCTTCACCCTGCACGAATCCAAAGAGACAGACGTCGCCTCTTTTGTCAAGCTCATCCTGGGAGACTGA